From a region of the Thiorhodovibrio winogradskyi genome:
- a CDS encoding FAD:protein FMN transferase has product MHADRSPPQRGHRLCARGPVMRLVAVPKLFILALAALLLHGCSQGETPVHVSQFDAFGTRVDMQLLGVSEKLAGEIAQQTATDFALIEYALGLDQPGPMQRTNELLATTEPFAAPPSLLPLLRQSQALAARSDHLFNPAIGLLTQLWQPDPVTGRCEPPPDPEAIARILEAQPRLSDLSLNGIELLSDNPAVKLDLGAVTRAYAADLAITNMRARGMRGAMIRIDNDLRLLGDRAGQPWRVPVLRGSGGAVLGTLNLRGDTSVITVGRFQKPCVHHGEHFARAIDPRTGYPAQGTQMVTVVHPGDAVPAAAAAAALFVAGPEQWGQIGQQMGITAALLIDETGQVHLSPAMARLLQVIDRNAQVSLSPAWQDADID; this is encoded by the coding sequence ATGCACGCTGATCGCTCACCCCCACAGCGCGGACACCGCCTTTGCGCGCGCGGCCCGGTTATGCGGCTGGTCGCCGTCCCGAAGCTATTCATTCTGGCCCTGGCTGCCCTGTTACTGCATGGCTGCAGCCAGGGGGAAACACCGGTTCACGTCAGCCAGTTCGACGCCTTTGGCACTCGGGTCGACATGCAGCTTCTGGGCGTATCCGAGAAACTGGCCGGCGAGATCGCCCAGCAGACCGCGACTGACTTTGCATTGATTGAATACGCCCTGGGCCTCGATCAGCCCGGCCCGATGCAAAGAACCAATGAACTCCTGGCCACCACCGAACCCTTTGCCGCGCCGCCGTCCCTGCTACCGCTCTTGCGACAGAGCCAAGCGCTGGCAGCGCGCAGCGACCATCTGTTCAACCCCGCCATCGGACTGCTGACGCAGCTATGGCAACCCGATCCCGTCACTGGTCGCTGCGAGCCCCCGCCTGACCCCGAGGCCATCGCGCGCATCCTTGAGGCCCAGCCCCGCCTGAGCGATCTCAGCCTGAACGGAATTGAGCTGCTGAGTGACAACCCCGCGGTCAAGCTCGACTTGGGTGCCGTCACCCGCGCCTACGCGGCTGATCTCGCGATTACCAATATGCGCGCTCGGGGTATGCGCGGCGCCATGATTCGCATCGACAACGATCTGCGCCTGCTCGGGGATCGTGCCGGGCAACCCTGGCGCGTGCCTGTCTTGCGCGGTAGCGGTGGCGCTGTCCTGGGTACCCTTAACCTGCGCGGCGACACCAGCGTCATCACCGTGGGTCGCTTTCAAAAGCCCTGTGTTCATCATGGCGAGCACTTCGCCAGAGCCATAGACCCGCGCACCGGCTACCCGGCTCAGGGCACGCAAATGGTCACCGTGGTGCACCCAGGAGATGCCGTGCCCGCCGCCGCGGCAGCTGCCGCGCTTTTTGTTGCCGGCCCCGAGCAATGGGGCCAAATCGGGCAGCAAATGGGTATCACCGCTGCCTTGCTGATCGACGAGACCGGACAAGTTCATCTAAGCCCAGCCATGGCCCGCCTGCTGCAAGTGATCGACCGCAACGCCCAGGTGAGCCTGAGTCCGGCCTGGCAGGACGCCGACATCGACTAG